The genomic region CCACTCAAGTAATTCGTTTGTTTAGTTGCAGactacaattatataatatatacgggttatctttaaagaaaatatatgtatctaatATCCAACATACATTCATTCTACTTATACtctatatcaaatattatatgagcaatAGTGCTCTTGTTCTGTCattcaaaccgaaaaaatcctcTCCTGCCTATCATGtacttatatttttctcatcactttgccactttccactactatattgaaatttttgtaacattggaattgtgatacatcatcatttgaaatCATTCTTAATATCATATTGCGTATAACCatattataataaaattttcttcgTTGTTTTTAGTTGCCCCTACTAGAAGAAATTTCTGGCTCCGTAACTAGCCCAAGTTGAgactataatttttttatgactTTAAGGTTATTAATTGATAGAGTTATGGAGAGGTTTTACAAACGTGTTAAAAAATAACCACATTTGATAATTCGTTGCAAATTAAACTGTAATCATCAATTCCTCACCTATAATTTTGCATACGATTCATGTTGTTTCTTGACGGGGGTCATTGATGCATTCCATGATCGATTATGTGCAAAATATGTAGttaaaaaatatgataaaaatgACCAAATGAATGAGTCTTGCCCTTTTAGattcatacatttttttatacaacgatatatttagaTTAACAAGTGGCAGAATATATTAGTATTGAACTCGCTATTTCATATATCTGAACTTAATGTCTTTCACTTAATTATATGtgacagagaaatattactagaccatagtactaaataGCCAAAATATTATAGTCTTATGATTAAACAAACTGAAAGTAAAAAGAACTTAatagttttgaatcaaaacattCTCATTTAAATCTCATGCATCGAGATCACCAGGCAATCGGACAGAGATACATCACGGTTATTCTAAGGTCCTCCAAGTTGGGACACATCTTGTGATTAATCATCTCGCACCCCTCCTTATAGGCGATTAAGTCATGTCAACTCTCAGTTCTTGTTCCCGCTTTTTCTATCgcttctgttttttttcttcagattgGGGCACATTCTGCATCTGAAGCTTTTCTCTTCCTTGGTGCTGATCTTGTCTCATCCTAAACACAAACAAAGAAATATTGTATACTGAACAAAATCAActgtttatattatatatatcttAAAGTTTTACATgtcaaaaatatatacatatagatgTGTATATAATTAAATTGCTGGATCTAACTCACCTCGTCATTAAATCCTCCCAAATTTCTTTGGGCAGTCCAAATGACACCATGTCCTCACCGATCACCGTGGTCGGCGATCTTGCTGGCTTGTCTTGGACTTGTGCTACCTGTTGATATGCAAAACAAGTTAGGTAAGAAtgaaacatacacacacacacatattataGGGTTAATTAAACGAATGAAATTATACATGGATGTTTGGTGTCATATTCATGGGGTCAGCATCTTGAGGCGGTTGGTATACTACAATCTGCATGTTTTCGGGGTTTCTCTGTATTCTCTGACCACCTCGCCTTCACCTCTGCTGTTTTTGCCTGTGTAAACTGAAAATGTTCCAACAATTACCGTATAGTCAAATTCCAGTTAAACCAAGAGTACTTTTTAATTAGAGGTGAGGGGCCAAATTAGCCAAGAGGCAGGGACTTACAGAAATCAACAGGGGCCTGTATTTCATGGTTTTCAAAGGGTAGGACTTCTCGAAATACCATTTGAGGTGTGGAGGATGGTGAAACAAAAAAGTTTTGAACATCATTTGAGGTTAAATTCAAAAGATCTTCAAAAGGTATCCTGATGGCATACTATCACATGAGAAAGACATTTTGGAGAGGAGATTTAGGGAGAGATAGAACTACTTTGTGAAAGGAATAGAAGCAAGAGTACAAGGACCGATGGAGAGACTGTATAAAGATGTAGGGAACAAATGCTAGTTCTAAATTTATAGCGAAGAAGGAATCTGCATAGAAGGCAGGCACATTAGGCACGGAGatgttttggaaaaaaaaaaaaaaaaaaaatttattgcgGGCCTTCATTTGGATAAAGGATTGCCAATTAGGAGAGTTGACGGCCgataaaattatagaaaaaaacATTATATAATATCTGGCTCAATTTTTCAAATTACAGGTTTACATTTAATGTCTGAAAAATTTATCTATTTTCCCGGTTTCAGTTTTCATGACTCTAGCGTTTTGTGAGTTGGTGACATTGTCTTCGTTGTGCTTTTGTCGATTATGAAAGTTGGTGGGCCGATAACAAATGAAACGAAAAATATTAGACAACATTtcgttcaaaattttaaattgatcCTAGGATTTTGAGAGTTGGTGGTATTTCTTTCATTAATCTTTTCGTCTATGGTTTTTTCTTAGCTTAATCACTTTATTTTAAAGCTTCCAAAAATTTGGGTTGTTATCAAATTGATTTAGGCGTTCTTTGAATCAATTTGATAAGAGCATGTACATTGAACACGAAGgtgttttgaaataaaaaattactgCAGGCCTTCATTTGGACAAAGGTTTGCCAATTAGGAAAGTTGAAGGGccgataaaattatataaaaatatggttaaaTACTTTAGCTTCTTTTGGTTCAAttgtaatttatgaaatttttaaaaggcaatttatggtattttgaatgtttcaccatttTAGGGTgctcattttatatatatagataaaaaACCGTTAGCAATATCTAGCTCAAATTTTCAGTTtacatgtttacattcagtgcCTCAAAAATTCATTCATATGTCCCGTATACAATTGTCACGACCGTATTGTTTTGTGAGTTGGTGACATTGTCCTTGTTGTGCTTTTGCCCATTATGCAAGTTGGTGGGCCAGtaacaaattaaaggaaaaGTATTAGACAATATTTGGTTGAAACTTTTAAATAGATTCTAGGATTTTAAGAGTTGGTGACATTTCTATCATTGTTCTTTTTCTGTGTTTTTCTTAGCTAAAGCACTTGATTTGAAAGTTTTCAAAAACTTAcatttacaaaattaattttgttcttatcaaaTTGATTGAGAAAACTTCTCAATCAACTTGATAAAGGTACATTGAGCACAGATgtgtttgaaataaaaaaaaaaaaaaaaaaagttattgcGGGTCCTCATTTGGATAAAGTTTTGCAAACTAAGAAAGTTGACGGGCCtataaaattatagaaaaaattGTTAAACAATATCTGGCTCAATTTGTCAAATTACATGTTTACATTTAATTTCTAAAAAATTCATTTGTCCTCTAGTGTTTTATGAAAGTAAGGAAAAGGTAATAGACAATATTTGGCTCAGAATTTTAAATTGATCCTAGATTTTTGAGAGTTGGTGGCATTTATGTCATTGACCTTCATATCTATGTGGGGTTTTTGGTGAAATCCTATCATGAAAAGATAAAGCACGTCAATTGAAgatatatatcattttataaGGCAAGTTCTACGAAAGAATGTGGTTAAACTAGTCTATTGCAAGACAGGAACAATTTGCAGATATCTTTACCAATGCACCGTCAAAGGATTGATTTATATATCTCAGGGAAATGCTTGGAGTTAAGTCAGTAAGTACTTAGAAGGGGGTGTTAGAGATTAATTAGCTTACTGAACTTGCTCCAAGAATTTTGTCCTATTGTCCTTATGTTTTCATTTGCAGGATAGCATCTTGAGATCAGATGCCCAAGTTTAACTCTTAGATTCATTCCTAGTTTATGGCTTAATTACATGCTATTCGATCTCCATGTGTCACAATCTCATGGTGTCTTGTATTAGGTTTGGATTTGTGCAAGCATTCTCTTACATCAAGGAATATAGCCGTTTTGAGTTGATGATGAATATCCCACACGAGGCAGGCATAGATCGCCGAGAGGTCGACGCTCATGATGAGGTGGTGTTGGTGGCACGAAGTCCACCAGATACAACCCCTAAGCTTACCTAACGCTCTCGGTGGTGCCAAGGTTGAAGGAAGAGGGGGTCCAACAAAGTGCAGAGGCTAAGTGTGTTGCATGtggaaaaggaaacaaaattttctttacGTCTTACCTTTTCGCTCTACAGATTCCATGATCCACATAGGATCGTTTAATTTGAGCTGGAACTGTTGGACCAGCTTACTGGACCAATAAGAAAATCGAATGAGAAGCTCGAGTCAAGGCATAGCACAATCGGTCGAGCCTCCCGTATGAAGTTCGAATTTTACAAGGGTGCGCTCGTAAAGATGCCAGAGAGCAACCCGGCTGGAGCTCGTCCATCAATAGTAGTCCCCGAAGATAAATTGTTATGATCAACTTGGATAAACTGGATTTTATGAGTATATGTTGTTATGCAAATTAAATTCTATTAACTAGCATAAAAAATTCTTATTTAGATTAATAAGGAAATTTAATACTCCGCTGTACTaaacaattttaataaaaattcagattctaattcctcctcaatccaaCTTCTATTCTTTTCATTTCTTCCAATTCTAATAATGAATCAGTTAGCATGCATGccatcaatttcataaataatagaaaatttgaaTAAGAGAGATTCAAATTGTCGTTATCGTCATGCAATATCAAGGCTAATCTATATAGCATTGGCATATGCAATAATTCTATAACTATGTCAATATTcatataaaaagaagaagataatacTGCACAAAAAACTGTCTGGTATTTTACATTCACCTAGACACATAATGATCCATAGGTGTTAAAATCCAACAACTAataaaccaaagaaaattgtCTGCTGCAAGCCTGCAAGTGGTGGATTCTCTTGATGGTTAGTGTCTTTCTCTTCGATTCACTGCGTTTCAGGTTCAAATTGCCCCTccctttagtgtaaattagtgcagaatatcgcttgtaattgaaaaataattgtatattAAATTTCTGGTAGGTTGAAATCTTTCCCGTTTAGTGGCCTGAGTCCTTCGAACAAGCCCTCATTATCAACCATTAATTCCTCAGCATTTACTTCCGCCTTCCTTTTCTTTCGTCTATCAGATGGGTATGCTTCATAAAGTACGAAGGTAACCACTTCAACTCCTAGAAGATAATTCATTTGTTCTGTATGTATAACTGCAAAGTAATATTCATTTTCAGAAAAAGAGAACTACTCATAGAATTCTTGCAGTTAACTAGTACAATCAGCTGTAGAAAAAATATGCACGTCATGATATAGATCACTTTCTATACAGAAAAGTACTTTGCGTTCTCAATGTCGAGACCATCCAGAGGGAGAGCTTCCGGAAGCATGAATGAGTCGACAATATTTATCCCATCCAAAGTAGTGCTGGCTTTCTTTCCTTCCTGTTACATGAAAGGCAAAGAAAGTTATGTGAGAGTCGTGAGAACATTTCTATAtttctctatatatatgtatatcaaaGTCAGTTATATGGTCGCTATATGTACTGATAAAAAGATCAGATGAGCGGACAAGCCACCTAGCATGCATGTTCAAATTCTGGTTTAATTATTAGCATTTGAAGGTATAAAATAGATCCTCTAAAACTCatcttatacatatatataatttgtacATACCAAACTCAAGCAGGGTTTTTAAATTAGCTAGAAGAAAGAGTCACAGTGACTTACTTGGAGAATTTGATTGTACAATGCTTTGTGAAGATTGACCTGCAACTCATGACTTTGGTCATTAGAACTAGAGCCCTCAACAACTCTAGCTTCCATTTGTGCGCTTGATCTCCCAGCCCTTGATCTAAACTCGACAGAGTTGTCTGCTGATGATATAGTTTTCTCACATAGAAAAGACATTTTAGACAAgagatctagagagagagaaggaaagggagagagtacTTCATGAAGAGAATATAAGCAACAAAAGTACAAGGAAGAGGAGAGAAATTGAACACAGATGTATGGAAGGGAAGGGATAGGTCTAAATTTATAGCAAAGACGGACcttgcaaattaaaaaagagtTTATTGCGGGCCTACATTTGGATAAACTTTTGTCAATTAGGAAAGTTGGTGAAGctgtaaaattaaatataaaaaatgttaGATAATATCTGgcttagtttttattttaaattattttattttacattcaATGTTCAAAAAATTCGTCATATTTTCCCAATCCAATTGTCATAAAACATGCAAATAAAACAGAGGTATGAAACAAATAGAACATAGaggtataaaacaaataaaacatgcATAAAAGGCATGGACAATGAGTAGTAAGCATAAAGGTTTcttgaaaaaaatagaatttattgCGGGCTTCATTTGGATAACTTTTACCAATTAGGAAAGTCTGTGGTTCGATAaaggttaaagaaaaaaatgttaGAAATATATGACtcgttttttttaaattgtaagtTTACATTCGATGTCCTAAAAGATAATTCATATCCACCAATTGTCATGACTCacttgggttttcaaaattaattttgttcttatcaaaTTAATTGAGGTGTTTGCTCTTAGAAAGGCATTTACAATGAGCATATATAGCAGtctcttgaaaaataaaatggaacTCATTTCTGGCTTTTTTTCTTATCAAATTAATTGAGGTGTTTGCTCTTAGAAAGGCATTTACAATGAGCACAGATAGCAGtctcttgaaaaataaaatagaactCATTTCTGGCCTTCTTTTGAATAAACTTTTGTTACTTATTAGGAAAGTTAGTGGTATGGTgtgaataaagaaaaaaggtacACTATTTCGCTCAATTTTTCAAATAACAAGTTACATTATTGGGCTATGACAGAGGCCGGATGGGGGTTTTCCGAATGTCCTCTAAGTTAGGGCACGCTCATCTCGGATAACTCATATCGACTGTAAAGTCCTATAATCTCTCAGCCGTTGCAGTTGCAGTTGCTCTTACTTCTACACCACCGAACATAGAAGGACCGGAAGGACTGTTAGCATGTCCTTCTCGAGAAGAACTGCAGGAAAAAATGCTTGGTGGAGATGGGTTTTGCTGCGGAACCTTCACAGGTTTTCTTTCGGTCTCCATTTTATGAATAACTTTCAGGTTCGTCAAGTTTTCATAGGCTGACTTAAAAAATTCTGTCACCCTTTCTTCTGTATAGGGTTCGCCATCAAAACCCTGCACATTTTCCTCTGAGATTTTATTGTTGTAACAGTCAACATCCGACGCTTTTCTCAGTCTCGGTGCTGAACTTGTCCTTATCTCCTTAAAATAAACCAAGAAATATTGTATAGTGAGCAAAATCAACTGCGTATATTATTTATTTCAGAGTTTTATATGcgaaatatatacaatatatatagtgAATGAAATCAATTACGTACATTAAATTGATCAATCTAACTCACCTCGTCATCTGAGCTTGCCCCTCCTTGTTTAGGGAATTTCTCATACATCATAAATCTAACCGCCTCGACAATCGATCTCATCAGGCaagagtttgatttctcatgtCTATAGAACTGCATGAAacatttcaatttaaaaaaatatatgacatTACTTTAGTCCAATGTATTTTAAAGATTTTAATCAACAGTTTATAAATCTAGGGTTTTtaggggaaaaagaaaagaaaactcagTTTTCAAAATTACTTAATGAATttctccaacaaaaaaaaaaaaaacactcaatATCTGTATTATATATAACGGGAATGAATTAAATTACCGTGTCCTTCCCTCCCTTGGTTCGTCGTCTTTGAGTAATCCTCCAGCCATCTAGTCTTTCAGAGAAAGAAAATCGGTGAGGAGGCCCCTCCGGTATCAACTGTAGCCATTCACAAACACATGATATTATTATTAGACATTTCACACTACAATTAGTTGATATAATAGTAAagctatatgtatatatataccgTCTTTAAATCCTCAGAGAATTCTGTGGGCAGTTCAAATGACACCACCTCCTCTCCGATCACCGTGGTCGGTGATTTTGTCGGTTTGTCTTGGACTTGTGCTACCTGTGGTTGGATATGCAAAAAAAGTTAGGTGAGAGTGAAACGCACACATATATATTCTAGGGTTAATTAAACGAATGAAATTATACTTGGAGGCTTGGTGTTATATTCATGGGGTATTTAGGTGGTTGGTATACTACAATTTGCATGTTTTCATGATCAGACCACCTCGCCTTCAACTCTGCTGTTTTTGCCTGTGTAAAATGAAAATGGTGAGACAATTAACATATATTCAAATTCCCATTATACCAAGTACTTTTAATTAGGGATTGAGGGTCCGAATTAGTCAAGAGGCTGGGACTTACAGAAATCATTTTCCGAAGCAAGCGTTTGACTTGTTGCAATTTTTGCTCTCGGATACTACTACTATAGCCCTCCATAGGTCTAATTACTACTTTTGGATCAACACGGGCTTGTATCTCATGGCTTTCCACGAACTCGGCTTCTGGGAATTTAGAGAGGTCATTTTCAGATTCAGTAAATACATCAAGAGATGAGGGTTCTGCGGACATAGACATCTTGATGAAGAAAGTAAGAGAGAACGAGAGCGGAAGAGCGAGAGTTTTAAAGGGACTAAAAGACAGAGAGCGATAGGAGGCGCGTAGCAGAAGGGATGGGATGGGGAAGAGAAAGTGTTACAGTTTTATAGGGCTGAAAGAGGGTCGACCTTCATGCACCTTCAGCAAACAGTGCCTGCAAAAAAGGTTAGGTGAAAGCTTTCAGTTTGTTACCAATTACGAAAGGTATTGGCAAATGGAGGGAAAGTGCCTGATAAAATCTGAGCCAGATTCTCTCGTCACACATTTACATTCATTGTCCCAAATCCAAATATGAATATGTTGCCATGTATATACCATATTGCTCTAACGTGATTTTCCCAAGAGTTTACCCCTAGTAATCTAATTAAACCATTCATCGTTAGGGTGCGGCCCCTAAACctggaaactttttttttttttgaacaaatgcaAACCATTTAATTTAggcttaaatgttaaaatggtcCATGTGTCTTAGTCATTGAGTCAATTTAGTCCATGTGTTTTAATCATTGGGTCAATTTAGTCcatgtgttttcaatttggccaaTTTGGTACTTATGTTTATCTTCATTAGCCAATCAAGAACATTTCCatcttttgtaaaaaaaaacaaaaaaaaaaaattataaagttattataaaattatttatttgatttaaaatattaaaaaatgaactaaaattaaaaattaaaagaaaaattattctccTCCCAATCTCCTTCCTAACATTACCCCTCTCTTTTCTATGTCACAACTTTAATCATTTTGTTACATTGGAAGTTTTATCtcttatatgtgttatttctcattaaaaatttgcatttttatgTAAAGAGACAGGGTAATTATATctcatataatttttcttatgaattttttgAGAGAGATTGAATGAAATGTCTTTAATTGGCTAAAAGATACAAACATGAGGACTAAAATTGCCAAATTGAAAGCACGGGAACTAAATTGACAATATGACTGTAACACATggaccattttgacatttaagccttTAATTTACATCACCAAAATTGTCTGAAAAGTtggttacattttttattttgagaggGCCAATTGATAGTCAAAACTCATCAATTCACTACATGATTAGGCCATTATATTTCCTTATATACTGTGGGCAAATGAAACCAACAACTGACATTACAGTTCATGAGTTTTTTTTGGGCTGAAATGAATCTTTACTCGGTGTTTTTCTTAGGTCTGACATAGAGTTTGGTTGTGTACCGTTGAACCTTTTACTCTCCCAATTAAAatgaacagaaaaaaaaaaaaaattcttgtttgaaaatcaaatttaaaaaagcaGAGTGCTAGTAATCTTTGTAACCCGCACTTGAATCTTTTCACTTCTTCAAATGAcacatgtcatttttttttttgacaaaaaaaaaaaaacaaaaaaggttcTAATGTTTTTCGCTAAGAATTAATTAcaagtttcaaaaaaaaaaaaaaaagaattaatatttacaaattgaaaaatataatttcaaaaaCATTAAATGTCTTtttgttgtataaaaaataacacTACATGTCATATTGTCATGTGAAGAAgtgaaaaaattcaaatgcaaaggCTAGTGCAAAAATTGCTAGCATGAaaggtgcgtttgttgcatcgAACTATCTCGAACTGGACTAGCTTCAGAGACTAAGGTGGACTGGTTTAGAATAGACTAAACTGAACTTATTTAGTGAAATGTTTAATGCAATGTTGGATTAAGAAGCAAGATTGTAacatttttgaacaaacgagcAAGActacaatattatattatttaatctatatcttttaatattttattattaatttagtatatatcaattaatattttattctaACTTTatctttttcgtttttttccttctagaatcatcttcttctccaatctGTATAGCCCTCATTTTTTCCTCTGCCTCTCCCTCCCCTTTCccctttttccccttttttgtCCCCTTTGTTTCTTTGTACGAGtgtctccctcctctctcttttttttctcttgtttcACCTATGTATATTGTCCCCTCTCCCAACGCtctatttgtatttgttttttcattttcttcagaTTTGGTACTTGTGTTTTTTGGGCAAATCATAGTTGGTCAAGAAAAATCACTCAGAGTCACTGCACCTGATGCTAAAGTTTTCAATCTTGCACCCAACCTTTGCTCGAAATTTCGCTCAAAATCCCAGGTCACCATCTTTGAGCAACAATGCTGTTAGCGGAAGAATCTGGGTCACCATGAGCAACGAGGTAGTTGTTGTCTAGCCACCATGGCTGATGTCGGCGGTGGAAGAATCTAGGCTACATCTGAAGTTCGAGCAGAGAGAGAGGAaatgcagaaagaaagaaagaaagtagGGGGGACTGGGTAGGGACGAAGCTAAGGAGAAGAGGTTTTAGCATTCCATTGCTTCTCAAagggggtctcactaagaccacTTAGCGAGTGTATTAGTCAAAGTGAATCCCACCTAATCTCAATAAACTTAGTCACTCTTGCAAACAAACACTAGACTACACTAACTTTTAGTCCAATCTAGTCTAGTGAAATTTAGTGAAGCTAAACAAACATGCCTAAAGGTACTAAATAGTAAAGGTTGTGATGATTAATCTTATTACTGAATAAGACCTTTCACAATGGCCTGAAAAACCGAGTGTGAAGCCAATAATATAGAAATCACTCCTACAGCGAACCTGAAAATCTTAGCAATAAAAGTGATTCTTGTTTTTGAGTTCCATATTTTGAACTCATGAAGAGTGATACATACAAAATTTGGGACTGAGAAGAGGGGGTAATGCTAGACAGAATCAATGGTGAATCGCACGATAATAGACAGGGGAAGATTGAAATGCTTCTGTGAGTCTTCCCGGCTCCCGAAAAGGTGGACTGCTTTGGCGAACCTAGTCcccttttatttaaaaaaaaaaaactaataaataatgttACAGGAATCAAACGATCACCTATGGAAagccctaaaaaaaaaaaaaattacaagtgAATCCAAAGGTCCATCATTGACATTGAGTTA from Pyrus communis chromosome 9, drPyrComm1.1, whole genome shotgun sequence harbors:
- the LOC137744658 gene encoding uncharacterized protein codes for the protein MSMSAEPSSLDVFTESENDLSKFPEAEFVESHEIQARVDPKVVIRPMEGYSSSIREQKLQQVKRLLRKMISAKTAELKARWSDHENMQIVVYQPPKYPMNITPSLQVAQVQDKPTKSPTTVIGEEVVSFELPTEFSEDLKTVYIYI